The Falco cherrug isolate bFalChe1 chromosome 6, bFalChe1.pri, whole genome shotgun sequence genome window below encodes:
- the KLHL31 gene encoding kelch-like protein 31: MAPKKKNVKKNKADINEMTIIVEDGPLSKLNGLNGLLDGGNGFSCISSEVSDPSYSPNLLEGLSRMRQENFLCDLTISTKTKSFSVHKVVMASCSDYFHSILQKDPSTQRVDLNDVSPLGLATVITYAYTGKLTLSLYTIGSIISTAIYLQIHTLVKMCCDFLIQEISVENCMYIANIAETYGLKKTKEAAHKFIRDNFIEFSETDQFLKLTFDQINELLADDDLQLPSEILAFQIAIKWLEFDQKRVKFAADLLSNIRFGTISAQDLVNYVQTVPRMMQDAECHKLLVDAMNYHLLPYHQNTLQSRRTRIRGGFRVLVTVGGRPALTEKSLSRDILYRDPESGWKKLSEMPAKSFNQCVTVMDGFLYVAGGEDQNDARNQAKHAVSNFCRYDPRFNTWIHLANMNQRRTHFSLNVFNGLLFAVGGRNSEGCLSSVECYVPATNQWQMKAPLEVPRCCHASALVDGRILVTGGYINNAYSRSVCMYDPSKDSWQDKSSLSTPRGWHCAVSLLERVYVMGGSQLGGRAERVDVLPVECYSPYTGQWNYVAPLQTGVSTAGASTLNGKIYLVGGWNEIEKKYKKCIQCYNPDLNEWTEEDELPEATVGISCCTISMPNTKTRESRASSVSSVPVSI, encoded by the exons ATGGCCCCTAAGAAGAAGAAtgtgaaaaagaacaaagcagatATCAATGAAATGACGATCATTGTGGAAGATGGCCCCCTCAGCAAACTAAATGGCTTGAATGGACTCTTAGATGGAGGAAATGGTTTCAGCTGCATCTCATCTGAAGTTTCTGACCCATCGTATAGCCCAAATCTCTTGGAAGGTCTAAGCAGAATGAGAcaagaaaattttctttgtgaCTTGACTATCAGTACCAAAACCAAATCCTTCAGTGTTCATAAGGTGGTGATGGCTTCATGCAGTGACTACTTTCACAGTATCTTACAGAAAGATCCATCCACTCAAAGAGTAGACCTCAATGATGTATCCCCATTGGGTCTAGCTACTGTTATCACCTATGCTTACACTGGAAAACTTACTCTCTCACTTTATACAATAGGTAGTATTATTTCCACAGCAATTTATCTACAGATTCACACCCTTGTAAAGATGTGCTGTGATTTTCTAATCCAAGAAATCAGTGTTGAGAACTGTATGTACATTGCCAATATTGCAGAAACATACggactaaaaaaaaccaaggaagcAGCACACAAATTTATTAGAGACAACTTCAttgaattttcagaaacagatcaGTTCTTGAAACTTACTTTTGATCAGATTAATGAACTTCTTGCAGATGATGACTTGCAGTTGCCTTCTGAAATTCTTGCATTCCAGATTGCAATAAAATGGCTGGAATTTGAccaaaaaagagtaaaatttgCTGCCGATCTCTTAAGTAACATCCGTTTTGGTACCATCTCAGCCCAAGACCTTGTCAATTATGTTCAAACTGTGCCAAGAATGATGCAAGATGCAGAATGCCATAAGCTCCTGGTGGATGCCATGAACTATCATTTGCTTCCCTATCACCAGAACACACTTCAGTCCAGAAGAACAAGAATCCGTGGAGGTTTCAGAGTCTTAGTCACTGTTGGGGGACGTCCTGCTCTAACCGAAAAGTCTCTTAGCAGAGACATCTTATACAGAGATCCTGAAAGCGGATGGAAGAAGCTGAGTGAAATGCCTGCTAAAAGTTTTAACCAGTGTGTCACGGTGATGGATGGATTTCTCTATGTCGCTGGTGGGGAAGACCAGAATGATGCCAGGAACCAAGCCAAGCATGCAGTCAGCAATTTCTGCAG aTATGATCCTCGTTTCAACACCTGGATTCACCTGGCAAACATGAATCAGCGGCGCACCCACTTTAGCCTGAATGTGTTCAATGGCCTGCTTTTTGCAGTGGGTGGTCGCAACTCTGAGGGGTGCCTCTCCTCGGTTGAATGCTATGTGCCTGCAACTAATCAGTGGCAGATGAAGGCACCCTTGGAGGTGCCCAGGTGCTGCCATGCCAGTGCGCTGGTGGACGGTCGGATCCTGGTGACAGGAGGTTACATCAATAACGCTTACTCTCGCTCAGTGTGCATGTATGACCCCAGCAAAGATAGCTGGCAGGATAAGTCCAGCCTCAGCACCCCAAGGGGGTGGCACTGTGCAGTGTCCCTCCTGGAGAGGGTCTATGTCATGGGTGGGTCTCAGCTGGGGGGGCGAGCCGAAAGGGTGGATGTTCTCCCCGTGGAGTGTTACAGTCCTTACACGGGGCAATGGAATTACGTGGCGCCACTTCAAACTGGAGTTAGTACGGCTGGTGCATCCACCCTTAATGGGAAAATTTACTTAGTGGGTGGCTGGaatgaaatagagaaaaaatataagaagTGCATTCAGTGCTATAACCCGGATCTCAATGAATGGACAGAGGAAGATGAGCTGCCTGAGGCCACTGTGGGCATATCGTGTTGTACGATATCCATGCCCAACACCAAGACAAGGGAGTCCAGGGCCAGCTCAGTCTCTTCTGTCCCAGTCAGTATTTAA